In Deinococcus depolymerans, the following are encoded in one genomic region:
- a CDS encoding BamA/OMP85 family outer membrane protein: MRHPMTLAVTVLLAAPAVAQTAGTVQDVTVVGTSELLANFVRATLSVQTGAPLSSINLRQVEQEVVASGYFKSAVAELRSVAGKDTLVVTVVPNATIKDVTVTGLTFLPADGFKKSVGDLLNIAPGATLNTQRIDEAKTALASNFQGEGYPFAPSISANVKTETDGTVTVNFIVDETAPLTRVEVQGVTLLPASTVTAIFKPLYDARRFTPDAYFAAVQRLQQAYDAAGYLQAGVNAQATTLEGGVLKVSATEGKVASVDLTDLGASGAALQTRAGQPISLAALQADVRTLANQTGKPVGFAIQPDPQNPAQVTVLFGSAGVATGPVKSIEIKGNTLVPTATLLAAVKTKTGDVYSPQLAQDDFLAIRDAYRKAGYEISTRDAITFDGGVLTFNTREVKVAGYELQWQGKHTTKDRVILRELPEPGKAFNQKDLYAALGRISRLGFVRVVTESVRSDPANPENVTYVLGLAETTTGIPVNLGLTYDSFAGGFGGDAGYTNNNVFGLGHNFTASVGGQQNDAGQNLVGNVSYSIPWLDVDFLDFRKTPTSLSVSAGSNVVGNNTIFSKADDTPASTDTGWDYTRRTNSFSVSLGRNLARNLYATAGVSTGYSTYYLEALKDKENVVTYKDASGAEQTRTFEKATAEGLVPAASLTTSVNTGLNYDSTTNPDFPDSGVRASVGAGYNFGRQNNTDVRWGTVEGGASTYLGFGNTLEKTLGTTSKQQVFAVRANAGTTLGLGTAPSGTGYAIGGGSSASAARQIRGLEDGALFGTNYLTTSAEYRYDFGLKAGIAQGLYGVVFADAGSAWGGTAANTNFDLKYGVGAGVQLDLGIGGALLPSLRFDYGFSPQTGNGKFYFRLGKFF; the protein is encoded by the coding sequence ATGCGACACCCCATGACGCTCGCCGTGACCGTCCTCCTCGCCGCGCCCGCCGTCGCCCAGACCGCCGGGACCGTGCAGGACGTGACCGTGGTCGGCACCAGTGAACTGCTGGCCAATTTCGTCCGCGCCACCCTCAGCGTGCAGACCGGCGCGCCCCTTTCCAGCATCAACCTGCGACAGGTCGAGCAGGAAGTCGTCGCGTCCGGTTACTTCAAGAGCGCCGTCGCGGAACTGCGCAGCGTGGCCGGCAAGGACACCCTGGTCGTCACGGTCGTCCCGAACGCCACCATCAAGGACGTCACCGTCACCGGCCTGACCTTCCTGCCGGCCGACGGCTTCAAGAAGAGCGTCGGGGACCTGCTGAACATCGCCCCCGGCGCCACCCTGAACACCCAGCGCATCGACGAGGCCAAGACCGCGCTCGCCAGCAACTTCCAGGGCGAGGGCTACCCCTTCGCGCCCAGCATCAGCGCCAACGTGAAGACCGAGACCGACGGCACCGTCACCGTGAACTTCATCGTGGACGAGACCGCCCCCCTGACCCGCGTGGAGGTGCAGGGCGTCACGCTGCTGCCCGCCAGCACCGTCACCGCCATCTTCAAACCCCTCTACGACGCCCGCCGCTTCACCCCGGACGCGTACTTCGCCGCCGTGCAGCGGCTCCAGCAGGCCTACGACGCCGCCGGGTACCTGCAGGCCGGCGTGAACGCCCAGGCCACCACCCTGGAAGGCGGCGTGCTGAAGGTCAGCGCCACCGAGGGCAAGGTCGCCAGCGTCGACCTGACCGACCTGGGAGCCAGCGGCGCGGCCCTGCAGACCCGCGCCGGTCAGCCCATCAGCCTCGCCGCCCTGCAGGCCGACGTGCGCACCCTGGCCAACCAGACCGGCAAACCGGTCGGCTTCGCCATCCAGCCGGACCCCCAGAACCCCGCGCAGGTCACGGTGCTGTTCGGGTCGGCCGGCGTCGCCACCGGCCCGGTCAAGAGCATCGAGATCAAGGGCAACACCCTGGTCCCCACCGCCACCCTGCTGGCCGCCGTGAAAACCAAGACCGGCGACGTGTACAGCCCCCAGCTCGCCCAGGACGACTTCCTGGCCATCCGTGACGCCTACCGCAAGGCCGGGTACGAGATCAGCACCCGCGACGCCATCACCTTCGACGGCGGCGTGCTGACCTTCAACACCCGCGAGGTCAAGGTCGCCGGGTACGAACTGCAGTGGCAGGGCAAGCACACCACCAAGGACCGCGTGATCCTGCGCGAACTGCCGGAACCCGGCAAGGCCTTCAACCAGAAGGACCTGTACGCCGCGCTGGGCCGCATCAGCCGCCTGGGCTTCGTGCGGGTCGTGACCGAGAGCGTCCGCAGCGACCCCGCCAACCCCGAGAACGTCACGTACGTCCTGGGCCTCGCCGAGACCACCACCGGCATCCCCGTGAACCTGGGCCTGACCTACGATTCCTTCGCGGGCGGCTTCGGCGGCGACGCCGGCTACACCAACAACAACGTGTTCGGCCTGGGCCACAACTTCACCGCCTCGGTCGGCGGGCAGCAGAACGACGCCGGGCAGAACCTCGTGGGGAACGTCTCGTACTCGATTCCCTGGCTGGACGTGGACTTCCTGGACTTCCGCAAGACGCCCACCAGCCTGTCCGTCAGCGCCGGCTCCAACGTCGTGGGGAACAACACCATCTTCAGCAAGGCCGACGACACCCCCGCCAGCACCGACACCGGCTGGGACTACACCCGCCGCACCAACTCCTTCAGCGTCAGCCTGGGCCGCAACCTCGCCAGGAACCTCTACGCCACGGCCGGCGTCAGCACCGGGTACTCCACGTACTACCTCGAGGCGCTCAAGGATAAGGAAAACGTCGTCACGTACAAGGACGCCAGCGGCGCCGAACAGACCCGCACCTTCGAGAAGGCCACCGCCGAGGGCCTCGTGCCGGCCGCCTCGCTGACCACCAGCGTCAACACCGGCCTGAACTACGACAGCACCACCAACCCCGACTTCCCTGACAGCGGCGTGCGCGCCAGCGTCGGCGCCGGGTACAACTTCGGCCGGCAGAACAACACCGACGTCCGCTGGGGCACCGTCGAGGGCGGCGCCAGCACCTACCTGGGCTTCGGGAACACCCTGGAAAAAACCCTGGGCACCACCAGCAAGCAGCAGGTGTTCGCCGTGCGCGCCAACGCCGGCACCACCCTGGGCCTCGGCACGGCTCCCAGCGGCACCGGCTACGCGATCGGCGGCGGCAGCAGCGCCAGCGCCGCCCGTCAGATCCGCGGCCTTGAGGACGGCGCGCTGTTCGGCACGAACTACCTGACCACCAGCGCCGAGTACCGTTACGACTTCGGCCTGAAGGCCGGCATCGCGCAGGGACTGTACGGCGTGGTCTTCGCGGACGCCGGCAGCGCCTGGGGCGGCACGGCCGCCAACACCAACTTCGACCTGAAGTACGGCGTCGGGGCCGGCGTGCAGCTCGACCTCGGCATCGGCGGGGCGCTGCTGCCCAGCCTGCGCTTCGACTACGGCTTCAGCCCCCAGACCGGCAACGGCAAGTTCTACTTCCGTCTCGGCAAGTTCTTCTGA
- a CDS encoding NFACT family protein, with amino-acid sequence MEGLMLARVLRDLQGHLPLRTLGWVFPDETTAALLLERPGEGRTNLVLSYRPPQPVVFLSRERLRGDPRSPFQRFLANRVRGDLLAAEQLKLDRVIALHFAGETGFVDQPPTRLLFEVTGRNANLLVLDAGEGFTGRIVMAAREITGSRNRFRTIRTGGPYTPPPPYEKLDPRTLNADQARELAALPIGRWRERLDGLGPLLSAELARRAGLNPDQPPGERWPEALAAAQSVAADPTVSEGVMEGGAREVARSEKAANLRKALREPLEKRVTLLRNQLADVTRAEAGLNDAAQDRGEADLLMAYAHTVPPGATSVLLSAFDGSGERPVALEPNLSAVQNAEKRYARARRREDVYLRLAEREGPLRAELAEAEARVRDLDLAPLEQLSALAEQVQSEKPEKSPYGTRFVSPSGLEVLVGRNNKENATLTHRVGRSMDFWFHAQGYPGSHVLVRSGPRELDLPDILFAARLAAANSKARGSSNVPVDYTRIKHVWKPRGAPAGQVHYTDQKTVFVDGTLPD; translated from the coding sequence ATGGAAGGCCTGATGCTCGCGCGGGTGCTGCGCGACCTGCAAGGTCACCTGCCGCTGCGGACCCTCGGCTGGGTGTTCCCGGACGAAACCACCGCCGCCCTGCTGCTCGAACGGCCGGGCGAGGGCCGCACCAACCTGGTGCTGTCGTACCGGCCGCCGCAGCCGGTGGTGTTCCTGTCGCGCGAGCGGCTGCGCGGCGATCCCCGCAGTCCCTTCCAGCGGTTCCTGGCGAACCGCGTACGCGGCGACCTGCTGGCTGCCGAGCAGTTGAAACTCGACCGGGTGATCGCGCTGCACTTTGCCGGCGAGACGGGGTTCGTGGACCAGCCGCCCACCCGACTGCTGTTCGAGGTCACGGGCCGCAACGCCAACCTGCTCGTCCTGGACGCCGGCGAGGGCTTCACCGGCCGGATCGTGATGGCCGCGCGCGAGATCACCGGCAGCCGCAACCGCTTCCGCACCATCCGCACCGGCGGGCCGTACACGCCCCCGCCGCCCTACGAGAAACTCGACCCGCGCACCCTGAACGCCGATCAGGCACGCGAACTGGCCGCGCTGCCCATCGGCCGCTGGCGCGAGCGGCTCGACGGGCTGGGACCGCTGCTGAGCGCGGAACTGGCCCGCCGCGCCGGCCTGAACCCCGACCAGCCGCCGGGCGAACGCTGGCCCGAGGCGCTGGCCGCCGCGCAGTCCGTCGCAGCGGACCCCACCGTCAGCGAGGGCGTCATGGAGGGCGGCGCGCGCGAGGTCGCCCGCAGCGAGAAGGCCGCGAACCTCCGCAAGGCGCTGCGCGAACCGCTGGAGAAACGCGTGACCCTGCTGCGCAACCAGCTGGCCGACGTGACCCGCGCCGAGGCCGGCCTGAACGACGCCGCGCAGGACCGCGGGGAGGCCGACCTGCTGATGGCCTACGCGCACACCGTTCCGCCCGGCGCGACCAGCGTCCTGCTGAGCGCCTTCGACGGCAGCGGCGAGCGTCCGGTCGCGCTGGAACCCAACCTGAGTGCCGTGCAGAACGCCGAGAAGCGCTACGCCCGCGCCCGCCGCCGCGAGGACGTGTACCTGCGGCTCGCCGAGCGCGAGGGCCCCCTGCGGGCCGAGCTGGCCGAAGCCGAGGCCCGCGTGCGCGACCTTGACCTTGCGCCGCTGGAACAGCTCAGCGCGCTGGCTGAGCAGGTGCAGAGCGAGAAACCCGAGAAGAGCCCCTACGGCACCCGCTTCGTGAGCCCCTCCGGGCTGGAGGTACTCGTGGGCCGCAACAACAAGGAGAACGCCACCCTGACCCACCGGGTCGGGCGCAGCATGGACTTCTGGTTCCACGCGCAGGGCTACCCTGGCAGTCACGTGCTGGTCCGGAGCGGGCCGCGCGAACTGGACCTGCCCGACATCCTGTTCGCCGCGCGACTGGCCGCCGCGAACAGCAAGGCGCGCGGCAGCAGCAACGTCCCGGTGGACTACACCCGCATCAAGCACGTCTGGAAACCCCGCGGCGCGCCGGCCGGGCAGGTTCACTACACCGACCAGAAGACCGTGTTCGTGGACGGCACCCTCCCGGACTGA
- the panD gene encoding aspartate 1-decarboxylase, translating to MERIMFRAKIHRATVTQADLDYVGSVTIDQDLLDAADILVNERVDIYNITNGNRLSTYALSGPRGSGVIGINGAAAHLVQPGDMVIIAAYGNFTEQEARTLEPRVVLVDARNRALDALQPA from the coding sequence GTGGAACGCATCATGTTCAGGGCCAAGATTCACCGCGCGACCGTCACCCAGGCGGACCTCGACTACGTCGGCAGCGTCACCATCGACCAGGACCTGCTCGACGCGGCGGACATCCTGGTGAACGAGCGCGTCGACATCTACAACATCACCAACGGCAACCGCCTGAGCACCTACGCCCTCAGCGGCCCGCGTGGCAGCGGCGTGATCGGCATCAACGGCGCGGCCGCGCACCTCGTGCAGCCGGGTGACATGGTCATCATCGCCGCGTACGGCAACTTCACCGAGCAGGAGGCCCGCACGCTGGAACCCCGTGTGGTGCTCGTCGATGCCCGCAACCGCGCGCTCGACGCCCTGCAGCCTGCCTGA
- a CDS encoding HD-GYP domain-containing protein, with the protein MPRPNHWRSLLLVLAAALLGYAAYRDLQGLMAAGALLMAAVTMDSSGPLRWSALGAYSAAFIVSLALPGASATPLDLLGALLVLGAAGYMILREQGVVRELAWQRNTITALRAGSERLAEARDADAIIRAGIGILDKLQVAPNLAFVAYRQGTPHILAAKGAFEPFLERPIHPSDNDSRSVQADHWVAEEALALLKKPQRQSYHVAPVYGRASTHLGVLILTRNDGSAFDEVEKSVVASFARILGAQLGQWNAIRDLRDANDLTLRSLGAALERRDDDTGGHTTRVVSMSVRLARRLGWDEDQVKALRWGAYLHDLGKLAIPDRVLHKRGPLDPDERKVIQTHTTIGYDMLQDLHFLPAETLDLVRYHHERWDGTGYPSGLRGPTIPDTARLFTIIDVFDALTNARPYKPAWTRERAVNEIRLQASRQFDPQYVDAFLRMMAEHDDAHLVL; encoded by the coding sequence GTGCCCCGCCCGAATCACTGGAGGTCCCTGCTGCTGGTACTCGCCGCAGCCCTGCTCGGCTACGCCGCCTACCGGGACCTGCAGGGACTGATGGCGGCCGGCGCCCTCCTGATGGCCGCCGTCACCATGGACAGCAGCGGACCGCTGCGCTGGAGCGCCCTGGGCGCCTACTCGGCCGCGTTCATCGTGTCGCTGGCGCTGCCCGGCGCGTCCGCCACGCCCCTGGACCTGCTGGGCGCGCTGCTGGTGCTGGGTGCCGCCGGGTACATGATCCTGCGCGAGCAGGGCGTCGTGCGGGAACTCGCCTGGCAGCGCAACACCATCACGGCCCTGCGCGCCGGGAGCGAACGCCTCGCCGAGGCCCGCGACGCCGACGCCATCATCCGCGCCGGCATCGGCATCCTCGACAAACTCCAGGTCGCGCCGAACCTCGCCTTCGTCGCCTACCGCCAGGGCACGCCCCACATCCTGGCCGCCAAGGGCGCCTTCGAACCCTTCCTCGAACGGCCCATCCATCCCAGCGACAACGACAGCCGCAGCGTCCAGGCCGACCACTGGGTGGCCGAGGAAGCCCTGGCGCTGCTCAAGAAACCCCAGCGGCAGAGTTACCACGTCGCCCCGGTCTACGGCCGCGCGTCCACCCACCTGGGCGTGCTGATCCTCACCCGCAACGACGGCAGCGCCTTCGACGAGGTCGAGAAGAGCGTCGTCGCGTCCTTCGCGCGGATCCTGGGCGCGCAGCTGGGCCAGTGGAACGCCATCCGCGACCTGCGTGACGCGAACGACCTGACGCTGCGCTCGCTGGGTGCCGCGCTGGAACGCCGCGACGACGACACCGGCGGTCACACCACCCGCGTCGTCAGCATGAGCGTCCGCCTGGCCCGCCGCCTCGGCTGGGACGAGGATCAGGTCAAGGCCCTGCGCTGGGGCGCGTACCTGCACGACCTGGGCAAGCTGGCCATCCCCGACCGGGTGCTGCACAAACGCGGCCCCCTGGACCCCGACGAGCGCAAGGTCATCCAGACGCACACCACCATCGGGTACGACATGCTGCAGGACCTGCACTTCCTGCCGGCCGAGACCCTGGACCTCGTCCGCTACCACCACGAACGCTGGGACGGCACCGGCTACCCCAGTGGCCTGCGCGGCCCCACCATTCCCGACACGGCGCGCCTGTTCACCATCATCGACGTGTTCGACGCCCTCACGAACGCCCGCCCCTACAAGCCCGCCTGGACCCGCGAACGCGCCGTGAACGAGATCCGCCTGCAGGCCAGCCGGCAGTTCGACCCGCAGTACGTGGACGCCTTCCTGCGCATGATGGCCGAACACGACGACGCCCACCTCGTGCTGTAA
- a CDS encoding carbohydrate kinase: MQLPFIVSAGEALTDLVTAGGNVWHAHPGGAAWNVARACASLGVPSAFAGAVGQDNFGDDLIRASVEAGLDLRFMQRVPAPTLLAVVYSANPPAYRFLGENSADLHFDPTRLPAGWLREARWLHVGGISLARWPLADTLLGLIETARAAGVKISFDPNARVTHRHPDYPRVFEAVARRADLMKFSDEDLAFFFPGLSEADVLRRLRGLNAQAPIIVTRGAQGATLYHAAGQANLPAAPVQVVDTVGAGDALCAGLLVSAAERPEALWSEHLRVGLAAAAAACAHAGAYAPTRADLNL, translated from the coding sequence ATGCAACTACCGTTCATCGTGAGTGCCGGGGAAGCCCTGACTGACCTCGTGACCGCCGGGGGCAACGTCTGGCACGCCCATCCGGGCGGCGCGGCCTGGAACGTCGCGCGGGCCTGCGCGTCCCTGGGCGTGCCCAGCGCCTTTGCCGGGGCGGTCGGGCAGGACAACTTCGGGGACGACCTGATCCGCGCGTCCGTGGAGGCCGGGCTGGACCTGCGCTTCATGCAGCGCGTGCCCGCCCCGACCCTGCTGGCGGTGGTGTACAGCGCCAACCCGCCCGCGTACCGGTTCCTGGGGGAGAACAGCGCCGACCTGCACTTCGACCCGACGCGCCTGCCCGCCGGGTGGCTGCGCGAGGCCCGCTGGTTGCACGTGGGCGGCATCAGTCTGGCGCGCTGGCCGCTGGCAGACACGCTGCTGGGCCTGATCGAGACGGCCCGCGCGGCCGGCGTGAAGATCAGCTTCGACCCGAATGCCCGCGTCACGCACCGCCACCCGGACTACCCGCGGGTGTTCGAGGCGGTCGCCCGCCGCGCGGACCTGATGAAGTTCAGTGACGAGGACCTCGCGTTCTTCTTTCCCGGGCTCAGCGAGGCGGACGTGCTGCGCCGCCTGCGCGGCCTGAACGCCCAGGCGCCCATCATCGTCACGCGCGGCGCGCAGGGGGCGACCCTGTACCACGCGGCGGGTCAGGCGAACCTGCCGGCGGCGCCCGTGCAGGTCGTGGACACCGTGGGGGCCGGGGACGCCCTGTGCGCGGGTCTGCTGGTCAGCGCCGCCGAACGCCCCGAGGCCCTCTGGAGCGAGCACCTGCGGGTCGGACTGGCCGCCGCCGCTGCCGCCTGCGCGCATGCCGGCGCGTACGCCCCCACGCGGGCCGACCTGAACCTGTAG
- a CDS encoding vWA domain-containing protein has protein sequence MPQHTQSRSAPLSLRPPRRSLGALLGLSLLASCGGPAATPAPTTPTATTMQLNGTRVLGPAQVQFGVTPLNGTQTVSGTLSNPSVTFSTAGVSGAVSVCGQVTVQNTVTAAVTLDATGSMTTTDPNEKRRDAARAFVGRLTGGSQAAVLSFEASSTPSAGMIGSVLHQDLTADQALLNTAIDRATYARGSTNFYDAVIDAVKVASRAGRPGPIVLALTDGIDNRSSNSPDNAIAAAKAAGVPVYTIGLDATGSLDFTEMERIASETGGLFRSNVAAGDLDAYFSQLYNAFTAQGCLELNLAAAPAPGTTVAGTLWVDVTDYGKATSRLSVPFSYAVRDSGAPK, from the coding sequence ATGCCCCAGCACACCCAGTCCAGGTCCGCCCCGCTGTCCCTCCGCCCGCCCCGCCGCTCCCTGGGCGCCCTGCTGGGCCTGTCGCTGCTGGCCTCGTGCGGCGGCCCCGCCGCAACGCCCGCCCCGACCACGCCCACCGCCACGACCATGCAACTGAACGGCACGCGCGTGCTGGGCCCGGCGCAGGTGCAGTTCGGCGTGACCCCCCTGAACGGCACGCAGACGGTCAGCGGCACCCTCAGCAACCCGTCCGTGACCTTCAGCACAGCGGGCGTGAGCGGCGCGGTCAGCGTGTGCGGACAGGTGACCGTGCAGAACACCGTGACGGCCGCCGTGACCCTCGACGCGACGGGCAGCATGACCACCACCGACCCGAACGAGAAACGCCGCGACGCCGCCCGGGCATTCGTGGGCCGCCTGACCGGCGGCAGTCAGGCGGCCGTGCTGTCCTTCGAGGCCAGCAGTACACCGTCGGCCGGCATGATCGGCAGCGTGCTGCACCAGGACCTCACGGCCGATCAGGCCCTCCTGAACACCGCCATCGACCGCGCCACGTACGCCCGCGGCAGCACCAACTTCTACGACGCGGTCATCGACGCCGTGAAGGTCGCCAGCCGCGCCGGACGGCCCGGACCGATCGTGCTGGCCCTCACGGACGGCATCGACAACCGCAGCAGCAACTCGCCGGACAACGCCATCGCCGCCGCGAAGGCCGCGGGTGTGCCCGTGTACACCATCGGCCTGGACGCCACGGGCAGCCTCGACTTCACCGAGATGGAACGCATCGCCAGCGAGACCGGCGGCCTGTTCCGCAGCAACGTCGCCGCCGGGGACCTCGACGCGTACTTCTCGCAGCTGTACAACGCCTTCACCGCGCAGGGCTGCCTGGAACTGAACCTCGCCGCCGCGCCCGCCCCCGGCACGACCGTCGCCGGCACGCTGTGGGTGGACGTCACCGACTACGGCAAGGCCACCTCGCGCCTGAGCGTCCCCTTCAGTTACGCCGTCCGGGACAGCGGCGCTCCCAAGTAA
- a CDS encoding GNAT family N-acetyltransferase gives MKPTHAPLSFTTGDAQAASAVLTATATQLQVRGRTLWPPDRLTPEHLQRHYPPGGWHVAWSDAAATGQPVGCFCLLTSDPPFWPDDPPGEALYLHKLAVHPSAQGQGLAHTLLREAARVTALAGRPWLKLDTDAARPALHHLYDSFGFERCGQRDVFGLTVILYRLPIPAAGGGPP, from the coding sequence ATGAAGCCCACCCACGCCCCCCTGTCCTTCACCACCGGGGACGCGCAGGCCGCCAGCGCCGTGCTCACGGCCACCGCCACGCAGCTGCAGGTGCGCGGGCGAACGCTCTGGCCGCCGGATAGGCTCACGCCGGAGCACCTACAGCGGCACTATCCGCCCGGCGGGTGGCACGTCGCGTGGAGTGACGCAGCGGCGACCGGTCAGCCTGTCGGGTGTTTCTGCCTGCTGACCAGCGACCCGCCCTTCTGGCCGGACGACCCGCCGGGCGAGGCGCTGTACCTGCACAAACTGGCCGTGCATCCGTCCGCGCAGGGGCAGGGGCTGGCGCACACGCTGCTGCGCGAGGCGGCCCGCGTGACCGCCCTGGCCGGGCGACCGTGGCTGAAACTCGACACCGACGCCGCGCGGCCCGCCCTGCACCACCTGTACGACTCGTTCGGGTTCGAACGCTGCGGCCAGCGCGACGTGTTCGGCCTGACCGTCATCCTGTACCGCCTGCCCATCCCCGCAGCGGGCGGCGGCCCCCCGTGA
- a CDS encoding ubiquinol-cytochrome c reductase iron-sulfur subunit has translation MPDDRTPARRLTRRALLDRWWLLPVAGTAGAFGYMGWYATRVTTGKRTAGTPDFRPAPPQRVAALSDLNGEWAERTFTYAGRPCTALRVPRDVPGALPDGGSFLIAYSRVCTHLGCNVNLVRDPEILAFAFNYRPPREEQHPQLGCRCHYSVFDPLRSGEAVFGKALLPLPRVQLERRGADLWATGIEPAPDFTG, from the coding sequence GTGCCGGATGACAGGACTCCGGCCCGCCGCCTGACCCGCCGCGCCCTGCTGGACCGCTGGTGGCTGCTGCCGGTCGCCGGGACGGCCGGCGCGTTCGGGTACATGGGCTGGTACGCCACGCGCGTCACCACCGGGAAACGCACCGCCGGAACGCCTGACTTCCGGCCCGCACCCCCGCAGCGGGTGGCGGCCCTGAGCGACCTGAACGGCGAGTGGGCCGAACGGACCTTCACGTATGCCGGGCGGCCCTGCACGGCGCTGCGCGTGCCGCGGGACGTGCCGGGCGCGCTGCCGGACGGCGGGTCGTTCCTGATCGCGTACTCGCGGGTGTGCACGCACCTGGGCTGCAACGTGAACCTGGTGCGCGACCCGGAGATCCTGGCCTTCGCGTTCAATTACCGCCCGCCGCGCGAAGAGCAGCACCCGCAACTGGGTTGCCGCTGCCATTACAGCGTGTTCGATCCGCTGCGCTCCGGTGAGGCGGTATTCGGCAAGGCGCTGCTGCCGCTGCCGCGCGTGCAGCTGGAGCGGCGCGGCGCGGACCTGTGGGCCACCGGCATCGAACCCGCCCCGGACTTCACGGGATGA
- a CDS encoding c-type cytochrome — MSVPSLILLILIVGAALWLVLEPLRSGQPSDPDAPERDRLSAQQAQLYAELAALPDGPDGERRRPDLERRAALTLRALDALPPRPRPAPRTRTLALGALVAAFALIAVGAVTFVPRWQLASLQPAEAANVQATLRLPGLKAQAERTGAAADYLAWGKAAFDSSKYDQAVTAYGNALKLDPRQPEALRRLGILLLTRGEQSGQPLSAEDARRAALLIRTGAQLAPDEPESQLLLGFALARFGQDDQALTALERYRTLDPGGRDADDLITAIRARQNDSDPALRVYAASCASCHGPSGGGGIGPSLRDSALTREAARQVIVQGKGAMPAFPDLKASDLNALLNLLESWQDTGSR, encoded by the coding sequence GTGAGTGTCCCGAGCCTGATCCTGCTGATCCTGATCGTGGGAGCCGCGCTGTGGCTGGTGCTGGAACCCCTGCGTTCCGGGCAGCCCAGCGACCCGGACGCCCCGGAACGCGACCGCCTGAGCGCCCAGCAGGCGCAGCTGTACGCCGAACTGGCCGCGCTGCCGGACGGGCCGGACGGTGAACGCCGCCGCCCGGACCTGGAACGCCGCGCCGCGCTGACCCTGCGCGCCCTGGACGCCCTGCCGCCCCGCCCGCGCCCCGCGCCGCGCACCCGCACCCTGGCGCTGGGCGCGCTGGTCGCCGCGTTTGCGCTGATCGCCGTGGGGGCCGTGACGTTCGTGCCGCGCTGGCAACTGGCGTCCCTGCAACCGGCCGAGGCGGCGAACGTGCAGGCCACGCTGCGCCTGCCGGGCCTGAAAGCGCAGGCCGAGCGGACCGGCGCGGCCGCCGATTACCTCGCGTGGGGGAAGGCGGCGTTCGATTCCTCGAAGTACGATCAGGCGGTCACGGCGTACGGGAACGCCCTGAAACTCGACCCCCGGCAACCCGAGGCGCTGCGGCGACTGGGCATCCTGCTCCTCACGCGCGGCGAGCAGAGCGGCCAGCCCCTGAGTGCCGAGGACGCCCGGCGGGCCGCGCTGCTGATCCGCACGGGCGCGCAGCTCGCGCCGGACGAACCGGAATCCCAGTTGCTGCTGGGCTTCGCGCTGGCCCGTTTCGGGCAGGACGATCAGGCGCTGACGGCGCTGGAACGCTACCGCACCCTGGATCCCGGCGGCCGGGACGCCGACGACCTGATCACCGCCATCCGCGCCCGCCAGAACGACAGTGACCCGGCCCTGCGCGTGTACGCCGCCAGTTGCGCCAGCTGCCACGGTCCCAGCGGCGGCGGCGGGATCGGCCCCAGCCTGCGCGACTCGGCCCTGACCCGCGAGGCCGCGCGGCAGGTCATCGTGCAGGGCAAGGGGGCCATGCCCGCCTTCCCGGACCTGAAGGCCAGCGATCTGAACGCCCTGCTGAACCTGCTGGAAAGCTGGCAGGACACCGGGAGCCGCTGA
- a CDS encoding cytochrome c-type biogenesis protein yields the protein MTHAVSRRAHIPALLRWPLLAALLCLLALLGSRAAAQDATSSLPSGPALSAVQEQRALAIQKNLRCPLCDTGESIADSRSDISVKMRQSVREQVAAGRTDGDIYVFFAQRYGNFVLLDPPRTGRNLLLWGAPLLALALGGVFLWSFLRRAPRAAATPAPDETFDPFLEQVRRETRAPGDHPDGGNA from the coding sequence GTGACGCACGCCGTGTCCCGCCGCGCCCACATCCCCGCTCTGCTCCGGTGGCCGCTGCTGGCGGCGCTGCTGTGCCTGCTGGCCCTGCTGGGCAGCCGGGCAGCGGCGCAGGACGCCACGTCCAGTCTGCCGTCCGGCCCGGCCCTGAGTGCCGTGCAGGAGCAGCGGGCACTCGCCATCCAGAAGAACCTGCGCTGCCCGCTGTGCGATACCGGCGAGTCCATCGCGGATTCCCGCAGTGACATCAGCGTGAAGATGCGCCAGTCCGTGCGCGAACAGGTGGCGGCCGGACGCACCGACGGGGACATCTACGTGTTCTTCGCGCAGCGGTACGGGAATTTCGTGCTGCTCGACCCGCCCCGCACCGGCCGGAACCTGCTGCTGTGGGGGGCGCCGCTGCTGGCCCTGGCGCTGGGCGGCGTGTTCCTGTGGTCGTTCCTGCGCCGCGCGCCCCGTGCGGCCGCCACACCCGCACCGGACGAGACCTTCGACCCGTTCCTGGAACAGGTGCGCCGCGAGACCCGCGCGCCCGGCGACCACCCGGACGGAGGAAACGCGTGA